The following is a genomic window from Kogia breviceps isolate mKogBre1 chromosome 4, mKogBre1 haplotype 1, whole genome shotgun sequence.
tttgaggatgaaatgagatatttAGCTCCATGCCTGACccataaatgtttggtaaatgctAACTATTCTTATTACTAGTTAGAGCACCTGGTGACatttagtttttatatatttactggGCATATAAACATGGGTCAGGAGGATTCTCAGGGACCCCACAAAGTATCCTCCATGATCCCTGTAAAAAGCCCTGATACCAAAGAGAAATGTTAGGGGCTCTTCTAGTAGCCAGCATGACAAGTCACTGGCATATTTGGAGTGAGTTTTGCCAACATACTGATGCTACATTTCCATCTGTCCCACTCTAAGAAAGTAAAAGCAACCCTCAACCCAGTGgcaacaaagaaatggaaaagaaacaatttACAGGGCCCCGGAATGTCTCTCCTAGCCACACCCTCTTCAAGACTAAGAGGGAAGCCTGTGCCTCTATCAGGCTGGTGGTCTCTCCCTCCGGCCCATCTGTTCCTGCTTCTCCCTGCAGGGCCTGAGGCATTGCATCTGACCTGGCCACAGCTCCAGCTCAGGAGACGTCTGCTGGACTGCCTCTGAGTCCAACCTAGTTCTCTGTTCCCCTCTCAGGGCTGACCCATACCTGGCACTGTGTTGTCCAGTATGAAGGCGAGACATCCACCCACAAACATCTCCGTAGTCAGCAGCACAGTCAGAATCTGGTCCACTTCAGGAATGCCTGTGAAATAGGCCAAAGCCTAATGAGTGTCACGGCCTCATCTGGAGAACAGAGCTCAGAGAATCTCCCCACTGGTGCAGCCTGCTGACTTCCTTGAGCAGGCACAGAGATGGAACAGTACAACACCTTGACTTTCAAGATTATATACCTCTGCCTCTCCCATccttggattcaaatcccagttttgctGGTTGCTACTTGTCTTGCAACAAATCATTTAACCCCTCTGAACCTCACTTCTCACCTGTAACATGAAGATGGTAATAGTATCTGTCTCATGgagctgttgtgaaaattaaacgaGCATATGTAAAGCTCATTCCTGTCCACAGAAAGTGTCTTAGTAAAGGACAGCTGTTAATAAGCCTCTCAGCTGCTAACATCCAGAGATGGGCAGGATTTGTGGCTCTGGCTGTGTGGAGCCTTGGAAGGAAGAGGCTATTCTCAGAGTCGAGCCCACCACACCTCCCCCACCCTGAGACAGGTAGGACAGGTGGAGGCACCTGTGTTGATGGCATCCGGGTTGGAGTCCAGGTAATTGGGCAGCGTGAGCCCGAAGAACATGGAAAATCCAAGCACGAAGAGGTTGCGGGAGGAGTTCATGTCCACGAACTGCAGGTTAGACAGCCCCACAGCTGTAATCATGCCTGAGGGCACAAAAGAACCGCTGGAGGCTCCTCGCAGGCTGGGTGGGCTCCACTACACGGCGACCACGCCCCAAAAGCACACACAACACTCACCAAAAAGGGTGCAGAACATCCCCCCTAGGATGGGGTCAGGGAGCGAGGCGAAGAGGGCTGTGAATTTGCCAATGGTGCCCAGGACCAGCATGATACCTGCACCATACTGCACCACGCGCCGGCTACCCACCTGCCAGTGAGCCAAGGAGTGGGGCTAGACCCAGGGGGTGAAGTTGGGCGGGGTTAGTTGCGGGAGGGGAGGGGCGCGGTGGGTGGGCGGGGCCTGTTATAAGAGCAAGGTACATATGGGTCAGCGCATGATGCAGGGGAGGCCTGTCAAAGGCAGGGTGGGGCTAGGTCAAAGTAGGAACAGGTTTGGGGCGGGGCCTGCGGCACATGGAATGGGGGCGCGGCTTTGTGCTGCTCTGGCTAGTTGCGGCACCTTGGTAATCCCCAGGACACCAATGTTGGGGCTGGACGAGGTGGACCCGTTGCCCGTGCCCAGCAGCCCTGCGATAATGCAACAGATGCCTTCAGTGAAGATACCCCTGTAAGAAAAGGGCAAGTGGGGGCCTTGGTACATGCTCTAGCCTGGCTTGTGTCCTCCCATTGCCCTGGCCAGCCTGGCCAGAGTCTCTAGGGCTGTGTGAGCTGCAACTATCGGTCCATAGTACTCCCCACTCCAGGCCAGAGGCGGGTCTGGGAGCCAGGAGCCCAGGTCTGAATGCTAGTCCCACGGCCCTGGCACTTAATCCTTAGGTGATTCTGGGCTtcaatgtcctcatctgtaagatggggatattAAGAGTACCTGTCTTACAGAGCCATTAGTGGATTGCATAAGAGAACACACAGCAAGAGCTAGAcacatgaggacttccctggtagtccagcagtgaagactccgtgctcccaatgcagggggccccggttccatccctggtcagggaactagatctcacatgcttcaactaagagcccgcatgccacacctAAAAAGATCCCatgtaccgcaactaagacccagtgcagccaaataaataaataaagagaaataaagagctAGACACATGGAAGGCTGTCGGTGACTGTAGTTTCCCTCAGACTTCGTTGTCTCCTCAGCTGTTCACAACACAGAGTGAGTGATGAGAGCATCTACATTTTATAAGTAAGGAGAACCGTCCTGGAGAGTTAGTGACTTGCCCAACTCCTTGTCCCCCACCTCTGGGATTCAATTCTGTCTGTACATTTGCTTCCTGAGTGACCCTTGAGGGGATGAGACACCGGAGAGGGCAGGTGGGCATACCTGTTGATAGCATGCACTGGAGGGGGTGGTGCGCCAGCCAGGCGGGCACAAGCATAGTAATCTCCGATGGACTCAATGATGCCTGCTAATGTGGCACTAAACATTCCCAGCACAGCAGCCGCAGTCACTGTGGGAAGCCCCCACTGACCTGTATCAACAGGGAGATGGGAGGATGGATGCAATGAGTGTTCTTAGATGGGTCGGGGAGTGGCCTAGGCAGTACTTGGTTGGAGCAGGGGAAGGGGTAAAGAGATCTCAAGCTGGGATGGGAGCTATACAGCTGTGGGAGCTTATTTGGGGTCACTTAGAGTCATAAAGCTGGAGTGAGACTTTGAGTACACCACCACTCTGCCTGGCACACTATAAATGTGCAGCTAATACTTATGTCATCAGCTGGACTGGGGTCACCAGGGGCCTCACTGATAGTCTCAGTTGGAGGCAGAGGGGCCCAGAAGCAGTTGCTCACAGGGGTAGGGGATGCGGATCCAGGGAGCAATAGCCACGATGTCCCCTCGGGCATCTGTTCGTGCCTGGAAGCCATAGGCTGTGGGGTCTGAGGGCAGCACGTCCGTCAGGGTCAGTATATAGCAGAGCAGCCACACGGTCATGATGGCTAGCACGATCTgaagtgggagtggggtgggggggtgagggttGCACTGAGGGCCCAGGAGGTCTTGGTCCAGGCTAACCAGCTCCTACCTTAGCCCTAGCCCCAGCCCGAGCCtgtgccccagccccagctcagaCACCGGCCCCCAGCCCTGGCTAGGACCTCATCTCTGCCTCTAGCtcccctgctgcccctgccctctcccctgcccttggCCCTGGACATAGGTCCAGCCCCTGCCCTAGTCCCAGCCCGAACCGCCTGTCAGCTCCTCACGGGAAACATCTTGAAGATCTGGATGCGGAAGAGAGTGAGGCCCTTTCCCCAGCAGTAGACAGGCAGCAAGAAGGTAAGATTTCGCAGGTACTGGGAGAAGAGGACGATCAGGAGAATGGAGCTGGGGAAAGAAGTACAAAGAGAAAACGGCTGGTAGGCCGGGCTTGGGGCAAGAGCCAAGGCTAAGGGGACAGGACACGAAGGGGTTGAGGGACTGGGGCTGGGCAAGGATCAGGCCTGGTGCCCACTTACCAAGCTGAGATACCCCAGTGGGAGCCAGCTCGGTCACCAGCAGCTTGGAAAACAGAGAGACCAATGAGGGAGACAGTGGGGGTGACTGTAAGAGGCCCGATGTAACTGAGCAGGGCCCCAGGCAGCCCCATCAGCCCAATCACCACCTCCACCATACTGGACACCATGATTGCACCCTGGACCTGGAAAAGCAAAGATCAGCTATAAGTCACTATGTAGAA
Proteins encoded in this region:
- the SLC23A1 gene encoding solute carrier family 23 member 1, translated to MRAQEDTEGQTQHESLGSAGTSTKDPPTALCTEPKSDMLYKIEDVPPWYLCVLLGFQHYLTCFSGTIAVPFLLAEALCVGRDQYMVSQLIGTIFTCVGITTLIQTTLGIRLPLFQASAFAFLVPAKAILALERWKCPPEEEIYGNWSLPLNTSHIWHPRIREVQGAIMVSSMVEVVIGLMGLPGALLSYIGPLTVTPTVSLIGLSVFQAAGDRAGSHWGISACSILLIVLFSQYLRNLTFLLPVYCWGKGLTLFRIQIFKMFPIVLAIMTVWLLCYILTLTDVLPSDPTAYGFQARTDARGDIVAIAPWIRIPYPCQWGLPTVTAAAVLGMFSATLAGIIESIGDYYACARLAGAPPPPVHAINRGIFTEGICCIIAGLLGTGNGSTSSSPNIGVLGITKVGSRRVVQYGAGIMLVLGTIGKFTALFASLPDPILGGMFCTLFGMITAVGLSNLQFVDMNSSRNLFVLGFSMFFGLTLPNYLDSNPDAINTGIPEVDQILTVLLTTEMFVGGCLAFILDNTVPGSPEERGLIQWKAGAHANSEMSTSLKSYDFPIGMSMVKRTAFLKYIPICPVFKGFSSRSKDQLPVPEDTPQNTETRSVCTKV